In the Choloepus didactylus isolate mChoDid1 chromosome 5, mChoDid1.pri, whole genome shotgun sequence genome, one interval contains:
- the LOC119535457 gene encoding 60S ribosomal protein L23a-like produces MALKVKKEGPTPPKTEAKAKALKAKEAVLKAIHKKKKSHTLPTFWWPKSCILEDSPNILGRAPRRNKLDHYAIITFLLTTEPAMKKVEDNNTLVFIVNVKTKKHRIKQAVKKLYDIDVAKPTHLFLQHFVWKSP; encoded by the coding sequence ATGGCACTGAAAGTGAAGAAGGAAGGCCCTACCCCTCCCAAAACTgaagccaaagcaaaggctttgaaagccaaGGAGGCAGTACTGAAAGCCAtccacaaaaaaaagaagagccaCACTTTGCCCACATTCTGGTGGCCCAAGAGCTGCATCTTagaagacagcccaaatatccttGGAAGagcccccaggagaaacaagcttgaCCACTATGCCATCATCACGTTCCTCCTGACCACTGAGCCAGCCATGAAGAAGGTTGAAGACAACAACACACTTGTGTTCATTGTGAATGTCAAGACCAAAAAGCATCGGATCAAACAGGCTGTGAAGAAGCTCTATGACATTGACGTGGCAAAACCAACACACCTATTCCTTCAACATTTTGTCTGGAAATCTCCTTAG